Proteins encoded in a region of the Natrinema salinisoli genome:
- a CDS encoding LLM class flavin-dependent oxidoreductase, whose translation MSQNDVDLEFGVFAQPAWRPGTNWTLSLDQMVEEAQLAEKLGFDEYWVGEHHSGGHETVPMSEMQLARMAEATDRIKLMPATVNLPYDVNDPFSVAERLAFLDQISHGRVILGYGGGALPSDMEMFNAMDDRAKDRMWEAIDVIETYLQAEEPTDYNGEFFEYEDRLIQLPTYQEEPKSSVAGLTSRSSFYNAAKDGYRPLSLSFIPVEAPDNPACISLADSAEAIEEGAEEAGRDPMEARQDWCIVRDVYISESKEQAFEEIREGAWDYYDYMLELGLAPIMATDEEMEREDITMEWVAENVPLLIGTPEDIIEQIKAIQEKIGPFGQLLINHHDWQIPRHKWDQSLELFAKEVMPAFKSRVGPREFSKSQIMPFEEPAPDDDVFKLDGSDNVRHF comes from the coding sequence ATGTCACAGAACGATGTGGACCTAGAATTTGGGGTGTTCGCACAGCCAGCATGGCGGCCGGGAACAAATTGGACACTGTCTCTTGACCAAATGGTTGAGGAAGCACAGTTAGCGGAGAAACTCGGGTTCGATGAGTACTGGGTCGGAGAACACCATAGCGGAGGTCACGAAACGGTCCCGATGTCTGAAATGCAACTAGCACGGATGGCAGAAGCTACGGACCGGATTAAGCTGATGCCTGCAACGGTCAACCTCCCATATGACGTTAATGATCCGTTCTCAGTAGCTGAGCGGCTTGCCTTCCTCGACCAGATATCTCATGGACGCGTGATTCTCGGGTACGGTGGTGGTGCTCTGCCATCGGACATGGAGATGTTCAACGCGATGGATGACCGAGCCAAGGACCGGATGTGGGAGGCCATCGATGTCATTGAAACATATCTCCAGGCTGAAGAACCAACAGACTACAATGGGGAGTTCTTCGAATACGAAGATCGATTGATTCAGCTTCCAACCTACCAAGAGGAGCCGAAATCTTCGGTTGCTGGGTTGACTTCCCGGAGTTCATTCTATAATGCAGCTAAGGATGGATACCGCCCTCTCAGCCTCAGTTTCATCCCAGTGGAGGCACCCGATAACCCTGCTTGCATCAGCCTTGCCGATAGTGCAGAAGCTATCGAAGAAGGTGCCGAAGAGGCAGGTCGTGACCCGATGGAAGCCCGGCAGGATTGGTGTATCGTTCGTGACGTCTATATCTCCGAGAGCAAAGAACAAGCCTTCGAAGAGATACGTGAAGGAGCATGGGACTACTACGATTACATGCTCGAGCTCGGCCTCGCTCCCATTATGGCAACAGATGAGGAAATGGAGCGAGAAGACATAACGATGGAATGGGTCGCCGAAAACGTTCCCCTACTTATCGGTACTCCGGAGGACATCATCGAGCAGATCAAGGCAATACAGGAGAAAATTGGCCCGTTCGGTCAACTGCTAATCAATCACCACGACTGGCAAATCCCCCGACACAAGTGGGACCAGTCGCTCGAGCTGTTCGCCAAGGAAGTTATGCCCGCCTTCAAGTCTCGCGTCGGCCCGCGTGAATTCTCTAAAAGCCAAATCATGCCCTTCGAGGAACCAGCCCCTGACGACGACGTATTCAAACTCGACGGTTCTGACAACGTCCGCCACTTCTAA